In the Chroococcidiopsis sp. TS-821 genome, one interval contains:
- a CDS encoding DUF3146 family protein, whose product MSRKRLPETTAHVRITRQSWQFGYLEGEVRAGDFEWQFQWCFRRGELSVKPSQGRALIKEPLGRFLEQKDYQLEPGGDYAFTIRAEL is encoded by the coding sequence GTGAGTCGTAAGCGATTACCTGAAACTACTGCCCATGTTAGGATTACACGACAATCCTGGCAATTTGGCTACTTAGAAGGAGAAGTGCGAGCCGGCGATTTTGAATGGCAGTTTCAATGGTGCTTTCGGCGCGGAGAATTGTCTGTCAAACCTTCTCAAGGTCGCGCGCTTATCAAAGAACCGTTAGGACGTTTTCTAGAACAGAAAGATTATCAACTCGAACCAGGAGGAGATTACGCCTTTACGATTCGTGCAGAGCTTTAG
- a CDS encoding pre-16S rRNA-processing nuclease YqgF: protein MQPAILGFDPGRDKCGIAVMGLDRQLYYHQVISATAAIATIKQLRQQFPISLIVIGDQTTAKNWKQQLEQELSEPPSIIMVDERYTSLEARDRYWQMFPPRGLQQLIPRGLRQPPKPIDDIVAILLIERYLNRLAQ from the coding sequence ATGCAGCCAGCTATTTTAGGGTTTGATCCAGGGCGCGACAAGTGTGGAATAGCAGTGATGGGATTAGACCGTCAACTGTACTATCATCAAGTTATCTCGGCAACAGCAGCGATCGCCACAATTAAACAACTTCGTCAACAATTTCCTATTTCATTAATCGTTATCGGGGATCAAACTACTGCTAAAAACTGGAAACAACAACTAGAGCAAGAACTGTCCGAACCGCCATCAATTATCATGGTTGACGAACGGTATACAAGCTTAGAAGCGCGCGATCGCTACTGGCAAATGTTTCCTCCCCGCGGATTGCAACAACTCATCCCACGCGGTTTACGTCAACCACCAAAACCCATCGATGATATTGTCGCCATTTTGTTAATCGAAAGATATCTCAATCGGTTAGCACAATGA
- a CDS encoding DUF3084 domain-containing protein, with protein sequence MTTGYILIASILILGGVIATVGDRLGTRVGKARLSLFNLRPRNTAVLITILTGSIISASTLAILFAADERLRTGVFELEEIQSELRDRRQELEATRQQLEATTQEKTQVQQELAQARAERRAEQREAQRREAEAQQRLEAINESLQAARTQQAQTQAQLNRTQVQQSQTQARLNQTQEKLNQVSAQFQQAQARLRTVSQRARELRAEIQQVQSELQQLVEQRDQLKAQISQRDREIAKLDESITQRDRVIAQRESRLKQLEIQQNYLEQEAQNLERNLQVLRRGNVALFRGQVLAGGVVRIVDPKAARQAVDQLLGEANRVALRFTQPGIEHVNEQVVNISPAQVDQLIAQINDGRDYVVRIISAGNYVLGERSVQVIADAAQNQVVFRPGDVLAAISANPATMSDTELRQRVELLLGASNFRAQRAGILGDTIQIGDNRIETLIGFIEQLKQYNQAVEIQAVAAEVTYTAGPLKVELLATQNGQVIFRT encoded by the coding sequence ATGACCACCGGATACATTTTAATTGCATCGATTTTGATTTTAGGAGGCGTAATCGCAACGGTGGGCGATCGCCTTGGTACGCGAGTTGGTAAAGCACGCTTAAGCTTATTTAATCTGCGTCCGCGTAACACCGCGGTATTAATTACGATTTTGACAGGAAGTATCATTTCAGCTTCGACGTTAGCAATCTTATTTGCAGCAGATGAACGACTGCGTACTGGCGTGTTTGAACTCGAAGAAATTCAAAGCGAACTGCGCGACAGACGCCAGGAACTCGAAGCCACGCGTCAACAACTCGAAGCAACAACTCAAGAAAAAACACAAGTTCAACAGGAACTCGCTCAAGCAAGAGCCGAACGAAGAGCCGAGCAGCGAGAAGCTCAACGACGCGAAGCCGAAGCGCAACAACGTTTAGAAGCCATCAATGAATCGCTACAAGCCGCACGAACACAACAAGCACAAACGCAAGCGCAACTTAACCGCACCCAAGTCCAACAGTCGCAAACACAAGCCCGACTCAATCAAACCCAAGAAAAGTTAAATCAAGTTTCTGCACAGTTTCAGCAAGCGCAAGCAAGGTTGAGAACAGTCTCGCAACGCGCGCGCGAATTACGCGCCGAAATTCAACAAGTACAATCTGAATTACAGCAATTAGTCGAACAACGCGATCAACTCAAAGCACAAATTAGCCAGCGCGATCGCGAAATTGCTAAACTTGATGAAAGTATTACGCAACGCGATCGCGTGATTGCCCAGCGCGAAAGCCGCCTTAAACAATTAGAAATTCAACAAAACTATCTCGAACAAGAAGCACAAAACCTTGAAAGAAACCTACAAGTACTGCGGCGTGGAAATGTGGCGTTGTTTCGCGGTCAAGTTTTAGCTGGTGGAGTTGTGCGGATTGTCGATCCCAAAGCTGCGCGTCAAGCTGTCGATCAACTCTTGGGAGAAGCAAATCGAGTAGCGCTGCGATTTACTCAACCTGGTATCGAACACGTCAATGAGCAAGTCGTCAATATCTCGCCTGCGCAAGTTGACCAACTTATTGCGCAGATTAATGATGGACGTGACTACGTTGTTCGAATTATATCAGCAGGTAATTATGTTTTGGGAGAAAGATCCGTACAAGTGATCGCTGATGCGGCTCAAAATCAAGTTGTTTTTCGTCCTGGTGATGTCTTAGCCGCAATTTCTGCTAATCCTGCGACTATGTCAGACACTGAACTTCGACAGCGGGTCGAACTTCTTTTAGGAGCTTCTAATTTTCGCGCCCAAAGAGCAGGTATTCTAGGCGATACCATCCAAATTGGAGATAATCGAATTGAAACATTGATTGGTTTTATCGAGCAACTCAAACAATACAATCAAGCCGTTGAAATTCAAGCAGTAGCAGCAGAGGTGACTTACACTGCTGGACCTTTGAAAGTTGAATTGTTAGCAACGCAAAATGGACAAGTCATATTTCGTACCTAA
- the ntcA gene encoding global nitrogen regulator NtcA: MVVTQDRPLAAVFRQVGAGSFPPVVETFERGKTIFFPGDPAERVYFLIKGAVKLSRVYEAGEEITVALLRENSVFGVLSLLTGNRSDRFYHAVAFTPVELLSAPIEQVEQSLKDNPELSMLMLRGLSSRILQTEMMIETLAHRDMGSRLVSFLLILCRDFGVPNADGITIDLKLSHQAIAEAIGSTRVTVTRLLGDLRQENMISIHKKKITVHNPVALSQQFS; encoded by the coding sequence ATGGTCGTGACGCAAGATAGACCGTTAGCAGCTGTATTTCGTCAAGTGGGCGCTGGCTCATTTCCACCAGTTGTGGAAACTTTTGAACGAGGTAAAACGATATTTTTTCCTGGCGATCCAGCAGAACGAGTTTATTTTCTTATTAAAGGTGCGGTGAAGCTTTCGCGCGTTTATGAAGCGGGAGAGGAAATCACGGTAGCGCTACTGCGCGAGAACAGTGTTTTTGGGGTTTTGTCACTGCTGACGGGGAACCGTTCCGATCGGTTTTATCACGCTGTCGCGTTTACACCCGTCGAATTGTTATCAGCACCGATAGAACAAGTCGAGCAATCGTTAAAAGATAATCCCGAATTATCAATGTTGATGCTGCGTGGCTTATCATCAAGGATCTTGCAAACAGAAATGATGATTGAAACCTTAGCACACCGCGATATGGGTTCGCGTTTAGTCAGCTTTTTGTTAATTTTGTGTCGCGACTTTGGCGTTCCCAATGCAGACGGGATCACAATCGACTTGAAGCTATCGCATCAGGCGATCGCTGAAGCCATTGGTTCAACACGCGTCACTGTCACGCGACTGCTCGGAGACTTGCGTCAGGAAAACATGATTTCTATACACAAGAAGAAAATTACCGTACATAATCCAGTAGCGCTAAGTCAACAGTTTAGTTGA
- the fabI gene encoding enoyl-ACP reductase FabI, translating to MLDLTGKNALVTGIANNRSIAWGIAQQLHKAGANIGVSYLPDEKGKMEKKVAELVEPLNPSLFVPCDVQNEAQIQSTFAAIQEKWGKLDILIHCLAFANKEDLSGEFSNTSRAGFAKALEISTYSLIQLSAAAKPLMTEGGSILTLTYLGGDRVVPNYNVMGIAKAGLEMSVRYLASELGPQNIRVNAISAGPIRTLASSAVGGILEMIHHVEEVAPLRRTVTQLEVGNAAAFLCSDLASGITGQILYVDAGYEIMGM from the coding sequence ATGCTAGATTTAACTGGAAAAAATGCTTTAGTAACGGGCATTGCTAACAATCGCTCGATCGCCTGGGGAATTGCTCAACAACTGCACAAAGCAGGAGCCAACATTGGTGTAAGTTACCTTCCGGATGAAAAGGGCAAGATGGAAAAAAAAGTAGCGGAACTTGTTGAACCGCTCAACCCTAGCTTATTTGTTCCCTGCGATGTCCAAAATGAGGCACAGATTCAGTCTACCTTTGCAGCAATTCAAGAAAAATGGGGCAAACTTGATATTTTGATTCATTGTCTGGCGTTTGCCAATAAAGAAGATTTAAGCGGAGAGTTTAGCAATACCTCGCGGGCTGGATTTGCCAAAGCTTTAGAAATTAGCACCTATTCGCTTATTCAGTTGAGCGCAGCTGCCAAGCCTTTGATGACAGAAGGTGGAAGTATTTTGACATTGACTTATTTAGGCGGCGATCGCGTTGTCCCCAACTACAACGTCATGGGAATTGCCAAAGCGGGATTAGAAATGAGTGTCCGCTATCTAGCATCAGAACTTGGTCCGCAAAATATTCGCGTCAATGCGATTTCTGCAGGTCCTATCCGAACGCTTGCTTCTTCAGCCGTTGGTGGTATTTTGGAGATGATTCACCATGTCGAAGAAGTTGCACCTTTGCGGCGTACCGTGACTCAATTAGAAGTCGGTAATGCAGCCGCTTTTTTGTGTAGCGACCTCGCAAGCGGGATCACCGGACAAATTTTGTATGTCGATGCAGGCTACGAAATTATGGGGATGTAG
- the hisB gene encoding imidazoleglycerol-phosphate dehydratase HisB: MQLSDPPERGDTLQQISNIAVARTASIHRTTGETDVQVNLNLDGTGKCTAATGIPFLDHMLHQIASHGLIDLDVRATGDLEIDDHHTNEDVGITLGQALNKALGDRKGIVRFGNFLAPLDEALVQVALDFSGRPHLSYGLQIPTQRVGTYDTQLVREFFVAIVNHSQMTLHIRQLDGINSHHIIEATFKAFARAMRMALEIDPRRAGTIPSSKGVL, from the coding sequence ATGCAGTTAAGCGATCCTCCAGAGCGGGGCGACACCCTACAACAAATCTCCAACATTGCCGTAGCGCGAACAGCTTCGATTCACCGCACTACCGGCGAAACGGATGTCCAAGTGAATTTAAATCTTGACGGTACAGGCAAGTGTACAGCAGCAACGGGCATACCGTTTCTTGACCATATGCTGCATCAAATCGCGTCACATGGTTTAATTGACTTAGATGTCCGCGCAACAGGCGATCTCGAAATTGACGATCACCATACCAACGAGGATGTTGGTATTACTCTGGGACAAGCGCTCAACAAAGCATTAGGCGATCGCAAAGGAATAGTTCGTTTTGGTAACTTTCTCGCGCCTTTAGATGAAGCTTTGGTACAAGTGGCGCTAGACTTCTCAGGACGCCCTCATCTCAGCTACGGCTTACAAATTCCAACTCAACGCGTAGGTACGTACGACACTCAACTCGTGCGGGAGTTTTTTGTGGCGATCGTCAACCACAGTCAAATGACACTCCACATTCGCCAACTTGATGGTATCAACTCGCACCATATCATCGAAGCTACATTTAAAGCTTTTGCCAGAGCAATGCGCATGGCGCTAGAAATTGATCCCCGACGTGCAGGAACAATTCCTAGTTCAAAAGGAGTTTTATGA